In Plasmodium falciparum 3D7 genome assembly, chromosome: 6, the following proteins share a genomic window:
- a CDS encoding endonuclease III-like protein 1, putative yields MKLFPYLNKICLLNLYFIKMEKPSIYFMNNKIKKIQIQYEERENNAPMKNFMLDEKKENYDITYKINIKNEQTSYPSNDDIKSHCQDKPDEGNVYKNINLTKKGNKKEHMNDSLLNKRKVKTEYVIKQKQMKREKEQTVLEEGIKHVHELKKRKNKNVKSDKIKIDEKGVDKKFIDEKGVDKKFIDEKGVDKKIIDEKNVEFKRAHFLLTYNKLKEMRKDIIAPVDKYGCDKLSEKTNDMKVFRFQTLISCMLSSRTKDEVTAMVMDKLKKHGLTVHNILNTTEEQLKKLIYGIGFYNVKAKQILQICHILKNKYNSDIPHTYEELKKLPGIGEKIAQLILQTALNKHEGIAVDIHVHRIANRLNWVNSKNELDTQMKLKSYVQKELWSEINHVLVGFGQVICKGKKPLCEKCTLTNKCQYYQDTSTKQENKSNEYI; encoded by the coding sequence atgaaGTTATTTCCCTATCTTAACAAAATATGCTTATTGaacttatattttataaagatGGAAAAACcatcaatatattttatgaataataaaataaaaaaaatacaaatacaaTATGAAGAAAGAGAAAATAATGCTCCtatgaaaaattttatgttagatgaaaaaaaagaaaattatgatataacatataaaattaatataaaaaatgaacaaactTCTTATCCTTCAAACGATGATATAAAATCACATTGCCAAGATAAACCAGATGAAggaaatgtatataaaaatattaatttaacaaaaaaaggaaataaaaaagaacataTGAACGattcattattaaataaaagaaaggTTAAAACagaatatgtaataaaacaaaaacaaatgaaaagagaaaaagaaCAAACAGTATTGGAAGAGGGTATTAAACATGTGCATGAGttaaagaaaaggaaaaataagaatgttaaaagtgataaaataaaaatagatgAAAAAGGTGtagataaaaaatttatagatGAAAAAGGTGtagataaaaaatttatagatGAAAAAGGTgtagataaaaaaattatagatgaaaaaaatgtcgAATTTAAAAGGGCACATTTTTTgttaacatataataaattaaaagaaatgagAAAAGATATCATTGCTCCTGTAGATAAATATGGTTGTGATAAATTAAGTGAAAAAACAAACGACATGAAAGTATTCAGATTTCAAACATTAATTTCGTGTATGCTCTCATCAAGAACAAAAGATGAAGTGACTGCTATGGTAATggacaaattaaaaaaacacGGATTAactgttcataatattttaaatacaaCAGAAGAAcaattgaaaaaattaatttatggAATTGGATTTTATAATGTAAAAGCGAAACAGATTTTGCAAATCTgtcatattttaaaaaataaatataattcagATATTCCACATACGtatgaagaattaaaaaaattaccaGGTATAGGAGAAAAAATTGCACAACTCATTTTACAAACAGCATTAAATAAACATGAAGGAATAGCAGTGGACATACATGTACACAGAATAGCTAACCGACTAAATTGGGTAAATTCTAAAAATGAACTAGATACAcaaatgaaattaaaaagttATGTACAGAAGGAATTGTGGTCAGAAATAAATCACGTTTTGGTGGGCTTTGGTCAGGTTATTTGTAAGGGAAAAAAACCTTTGTGTGAAAAATGCACACTTACAAACAAATGTCAGTATTATCAAGATACCTCAACGAAACAGgaaaataaatcaaatgaatatatataa